The Acidobacteriota bacterium region GCTGGCCCTCCTGGCCCTGGTCCTCTACCCCGTTGTCTGGCTGGTGCTGCTCCCCTTCCGGGTCCTGGGCGTCGCCGTCGGCGGGGTGCTCGAACTGGTCCGCGCCGTCATCACCCTTCCCGCGCGCGTTTTGCGCAGGATCTGACGCCGCGGCGCGCGAGGGGGCCCGATGAGAAGAGACGAGCGCGAAATCACGGACAGGAAGACGATCGACGGCATCATCGCCCGTTGCCGCGTCTGCCGTCTGGCCCTTTGCGACGATGGACAGCCTTACGTCATCCCCCTCCATTTCGGCTACGACGGTCGCTGCCTCTATTTCCACGCGGCGCTCGAAGGAAAGAAGATCGACATCCTCCGACGCAACGACCGCGTCGCGTTCGAGTTCGACATCCTCCACGGGATCGTTCCAGGGGAGCACGCGTGCGACTGGGGGTCGAGATACGAGAGCGTCGTCGGCTCGGGCAGGGCCGAGATCGTGGAGGACGCCGAAGCCCGAAAAGCCGCGCTCGCCTGCATCATGCGCCAGTATGGCAGCGATATGATCGATTTTTCGGAGAGCGTGCTCGCCCGCACCCTGATCCTGCGGGTGCGCATCCTGGCCCTCAGCGGCAAAGCCCGATAGCTCCGGGTGTCCGACATCCCGATGGACGCTGGAGGCGCCCTTCGGGTATCATGGCCGGGCGCACCTTCGCGCCCGGGAGGACCCGCCCCATGAACGCAAAGAAAGTGACGATGATGGCCGCCATTGCCTGCCTCGCTCTCCTTCTGTCCGGCTCCGGCTGCAGGAAGAAGGCGCCCGAACCGGACGCCGCCGGGGAGTTCCAGTGGCAGATCGACCAGTTCGCCGACCTGAAGATCATGCGCTACCAGGTCCCCGGGTTCGACCGGCTCACCCCGCGGCAGAAGGAACTGGTCTACTACCTCGGGGAGGCGGCGCTCTGCGGACGCGACATCCTATTCGACCAGAACTACCGGCACAACCTCCTGGTGCGCCGCACCCTGGACGCCGTCGTGGCGGGATACGCCGGAGACCGCGACGATCCGCGCTGGGACGAGTTCATGACTTACACCAAGCGGGTCTGGTTCTCGAACGGGATCCACCACCACTATTCGAACGACAAGTTCACCCCCGGCTTCGACGCCGCCTACTTCAAGTCCCTGGTCGAGGGATCGCGGGGGGCGGAGTTCCCCCTGGCCGCGGGACAGACGCCGGACGACCTGGTCGCCTTCCTCACCCCCATCCTCTTCGACCCGGCCGTGGCGCCGAAGAAGTTCATCCAGGACCCCGACCAGGACCTGGTGGCCCGCTCGGCCGTCAATTTCTACGAGGGGGTCACCCAGGCCGAGGTCGAGCGTTACTACGCCCGCGCCGTCGACCGGTCCGACGAGACCCCGGTCTCCCACGGGCTGAACACGCGCGTGGTCAGGAAGGGCGGGAAGGTGGTCGAGGAGGTGGCCCGGGTCGGCGGCCTCTACGGGCCGGCCATCGAGAAGATCGTGTTCTGGCTCGAGAAGGCGGCCGCCGTGGCCGAAAACGACCACCAGCGCCGGGTGATCGAGGCCCTCGTCGACTATTACCGCACCGGGGACCTGGAAAAATTCGACGTCTACAACGTCCTCTGGGTCACCGACACCGCCTCCCGGGTCGATTTCGTCAACGGCTTCATCGAGGTCTACAACGACCCCCTGGGGATGAAGGGGAGCTGGGAAGCGCTCGTCAACTTCAAGGACCTGGAGGCGACGAGGCGGTCGGAGATCCTCACCGCCAACGCCCAGTGGTTCGAGGACCGCTCCCCCGTCGACCCCCGGTTCCGAAAAAAGGAGGTGAAGGGGGTGACGGCCAAGGTCATCACCGCGGCGATGCTGGGCGGCGACTGCTACCCCTCGACCCCCATCGGCATCAACCTCCCCAACGCCAACTGGATCCGCAAAAACCACGGCAGCAAGAGCGTGACGATCGCCAACATCACCTACGCCTACGACCAGGCCTCGCTCAAGTCCCCCTTCGCGCGGGAATTCGCCCCGAGCGACGAGGTCTTCGAGCGGGCGCGCAAATACGGCTCGCTCGCCTCGAACATCGCCACCGACCTGCACGAGGTCCTCGGGCACGGTTCGGGACAGCTCCTGGCCGGCGTGAGCGACGATGCGCTCAAAAACTACAGCTCCCCGGTCGAGGAGGCGCGGGCGGACCTCTTCTCCCTCTACTACATCATGGACCCCAGGATGGTCGAACTGGGCCTTCTACCCGACCTCGAGGCGGCCAGGGCCGAATACGACGGCGAGATCCGCAACGGCCTCCAGACCCAGCTCACGCGGGTCGAGCTCGGGAAGGAGATCGAGCAGGCCCACATGCGGGCCCGGGCCCTGATCGCCCACTGGGTCTACGAACACGGGAAGCCGGAGAACGTCATCTCGCGCGTGACGCGTGAGGGAAAGACCTATTTCGTCATCAACGATTACGAAAAGCTGCGGGCGCTCTACGGCCGGCTCCTCGGCGAGGTCCAGCGGATCACGAGCGAGGGGGATTACGGGGGGGCCCGGGACCTGGTCGAAACCTACGGCGTGCGCATCGACCGCGAACTCCACCGGGAGGTGCTCGACCGGTTCGCCCGGCTCCGGATAGCCCCTTACGGCGGCTTCGTCAACCCGGTCTACCGCCCCGTCGTCCAGGAGGGGCGCGTCGTGGACGTCGAGGTGGACCTCACCGAGGGTTACGTCGAGCAGATGCTGCGCTACGGCCGGGACTACTCCTTCCTGAAATAGGCCGCCGGAGGACCGCCATGGCTGAGTGCTCGTGTGAGGACGCCTCCGCGGTCGACGCGCTCGTGGCGCGCCAGCGGGGGACGCTGCGCGCCGTGCTCGGCATCAACGCCGTCATGTTCGTGGTGATCGCCGCCGCCGCGCTCTACGGCCGCTCCTCGGCGCTGCTGGCCGACAGCCTCGACAACCTCGGGGACGCGCTGACCTACGCCCTCAGCCTTTGGGCCGTCGCGCGCGGCGCGCGCGTCAAGGCCAGGGTCGCGCTCTTCAAGGGCGCACTGATCCTCGTCGCGGCCCTCGCCGTCATCGCGAGGGTCGCCTGGTCCCTCTTCGTTCCCCTGACCCCCGTCTTCGAGGTCATGGGGGTTTTCAGCCTCGCGGGCCTGCTGGCCAACTCCGTCTGTCTTTACCTGCTTTGGCGCCACCGCCGCGAGGACATCAACATGAGCTCGGTCTGGGAATGCTCCCGGAACGACATCGCCTCGAACCTCTCGGTCTTCGCCGCCTCCGGGGGCATCTGGCTCACCGGCAGCGCGTGGCCCGACACCGCGGTGGCGCTCGGCCTGGCACTGCTTCTGGTCAGGTCATCGCTGCGGGTGATCGGCGGCGCCCGCAGGGAGCTGCGCTCCGAATGAACCGGCCCGGCCGGCCCTATTTCGCCCTTTTGGCGATGATCTCGTCGCCGCCCGGGCCCCCCATGCCCCCCTCGATGCCGCGCGTGAAGCGGATTTCGTCCCCCGCGACCTTCCCTTTCCAGACGACCTTCATGGTCTGCTCCCCGATCACGCGCTTCAGGGAAAAGGAGAGGGTGTCGCCGTCGATCTTCCCCTCCTCGATGGCGACGGCTCCCGGCATCGCCGAGTTGTCGAGCGTGCCCGTCAGTGTCTCCCCCGCCGCCTGGAAGACAAGGGTGATGGTGCTCTCCCCCTGCCCCTGGCCCCCCGGCGCGCTCGCCACCCATTTCCCCGTCACATCGGCGGCCCAGGCCGCGGAAAGCATCATCGTTACGGCAACGGCGATCATTAAAATTCTGCCCTTCATGAAAATTTCCTCCTTGTGCGGTTTGGATTTTGCATGATTCTACCCCATCCGGGGCGCCGCGAACCGGAAAAATTCGCGCCGCACTCCTTTCCGCCGGACACTTTTCGGTTGAAAACGCCCTCTTTTTGGGACGTAATTCCGGAAGGTCATCTCAGGTATCCGGAGGAATCACGCATGAGACTGCGTATGACGGGAATCGTAATTTTGTGCCTCGGTCTTTTCTGCGCCCTGTCCCCGGCCGGCCGCCCGACCCTTGCCGCCGGGCCGGCCGCCGCGGAAACCATCACGGTATACAACCCCATGGGTACGCCGCCGCCGGTCACGCTGCGGCCCCAGGCGCCGCGCCTGGACACCCTGGAAGGCAAGACCCTCTATTTCGTCAACACCGGCTTCATCGGCGGCGACCGGCTCATGGCCGTCATGTCCGACTGGTTCAAGGCCAACTATCCCGGGACCCGGATCGTGTACAAGGAGAGCGGCGCAGGGGTGTCCGCCCTGAGCCCGGCCCTGTGGGACGAAATCACCAGGGAGGGGGACGCCGCGATCGTGGGCCTGGGGCATTGAAGCCTCTGCGCCCCGGGGGCGGTCCGCCTCGCCATCGACATCGAATCCAAAATGAAAAAACCCGCCGTGCCCCTCATCCTCGATGACTTCGAGCCGCAGGAAAGGGAGGTGGCCTCGAACCTCGGGATGCCCGGCCTGCGCATGCAGTTCTTCCGCGGACCGGTATGGGGGAAAACCCCCGCGCAGCTCCAGAAGCAGGTCATCGAGGGGAACAACCCCGTCACCGGCAAACCGGTGATGCGCGAACTGGTCGAACTGCTGACCCGCCCCCTGGCCGCCGGGGAACAGAAGACGGGCGAGCTTCGGCGGGACGCGGGACCGGAAACCTACACCGGCACCCCCGACGAACTCCACAGGCTGTTCCTGGAAAAGCGCTACACCGACTTTCTCCCGGTGGTCCTCCCCACGGAGGAAAGGGTGGCCGAGATGCTGAAGTTCACCAGCCGCCGGCCCGACGACGCGCTCGGCAGGATGAACCCGGGTTCCGAAGCCGGGGAGAGCTGGACCTACACCGTGAAGACGGCCGCCATCAACGCCGTCATGGCGGGGGCGGACCCCGAGTACTTCCCCGTCATCCTGGCGCTCGGCTCCACCGGCATGACGGCGGTCAACGTCTCCGACAACGGCTTCATGGCGGGGGCCGTCATCAACGGGCCGATCCGCGACGAGATCGGGCTCAATTACGAGGAGGGGGCCGTGGGGCCCTTCGCCCGGGCCAACACCACGATCGGCCGGGCCTGGAGCCTGCTGTCGATCAACGGCGGCAACTGCGGCAAGGTCGGGACGACCTACATGGGCACGATCGGCAACCCGATGAACCTGATCGGCATCATCATGGCGGAGAACGAGGAGCGCTCCCCCTTCCAGCCGCTGTCGGTGAGGCGCGGGTTCAAGAAGGGGGAGAACGTCGTCACCCTCTTCATGGGATGGGGCATTCTCTCCGCCAAGAACTGGGCCGCCACCGTCTGGGGCCCGAACATGGACTACCCCGGGATCATCAAGGAGATCTACGGCACCCAGGACGGGCACCTCTTCGGCACCTGCGCGGTCCTGAGCCCCCCGATCGCCAACTTCATCCGGGACGCCGGCTACGACACGGTGGAGAAGTTCACCGAGTGGGTCACGGGCCAGGCTCCCGGCGCCAAGCGCGCCCCCGCGGGTCCCGAGATCAACCTCGGCGTCCGCAAGTCGGGCGGGACGTTCACCGTCATCGTCACCGGCGGGTCGAACAACAACTACTTCAGCATGGGTGGGATGGTGCCGGCTCAGTCGGTCCGGATCGACGACTGGCGCTAGAGAACCCCAACCGCCGCGAAGGGAACGCGGGAACGGCCGTCATCCAAGGCCGTTCCCGCGCGCCCGCACCAAAGGAAAACAACCATACTATAGATCTCCGCCGGCCTCCTTTTCTTTACACCCGCCCTCCTGTAACGTCGATTTCGGCTCACTGCGGCACCTTGATTCGCCTGAAGCCGGTGATATTGACATCCCGGAACATCGGCGTGCGGGGGGGGAGCAGGCTCGGCTCGAGGAACTCCACGTCGAATTTGTATCCCCGCGTCGGGGGGGAATAGACGTTCGTGCAGCACTTGTAGGTGCCCACCGCCTGGCGGTTATGGAACAGGCTGATGAGGGAACCCCGGTAGTTCAGGTCGCGGTCGGTCCAATCCTCGAGAAAACGGATGAAATTGTGCACCCCGCCGTCGGTCCCGAAATCATCGGGCTGTCCGGAGGGGCGGTCAAACGCCCTGCCCTTTCCCGAGATCAGGGCCGTCCGGTAGAAGGTGTCGGTCGCCCTTCGCCCCGAAGGCTTGTGGGGGTAGAGAAACGAATCCCTGTCGTTCCAGTTCCGGGAGAGGAAGGTGACGGCGTCGGCGATGACGGCCGAGGCCACGTGCGGGGCCCCGAAGCTCCCGTTGGCGTTGTAGTGCCCCTGAATGTAGACCGCGTTTTCCGAGGCGACGGTCAGGCCATGCGGGATCCCCTCGGTGTTGGTGCCGAGGTTGATGGAGGCCCCGTTCACGAGCTTCAGGGCGCGCCGGAAGAAGAGCGGCCGGTTGCGGCGCGCGATCGAGGCGCTGACCTTGGTCCAGGGGCGCGCCGTCCCGTCCAGGGGCGCCGCGCTCCCCGGCGGCAGCCGCGGAATCCTGCCATAATCCTCCAGGAGACCGTTCCCGTTGACATCCTCGGCCTCCTCCAGGCGGCCGTCGGGGGAACCGGTCGCGGCGTTCCCGGAATTCACGAAATCCTCGAACCCGTACTCCGCCGTCTCCCGGCCCGAGGGGTCACGGTTGGTCCGCCGGTCCGAGAAGTAGACCACGTACCCCGTCTCGTCGATAGCCCCGGTGCCGCTGCCGCCGATTTCGCCCCGAAACCAGCGTGCCAGGTTGCCGACGTCCAGCTCCACGTAATGCATCACCCCGCCCAGGAAGGCCGCACTCTCGTTCGTGGACACGTTGTCGCGCGGGTTGCCTTCGCGCGTGTCGTACAGGACATTGGGCCAGAAATTCCCCGCGCTGTCGTTCTTGCAGCTGGAGGCGTCATCCTTGAAGCGCTGCAGGCGGATCACGGCATTCGGATGGTCCCCGCAGGAGACATACCCGCCGAGGTTCCTCCCCGCGATTCCGAGGGACAGGATCTCCTCGGTCACGTCGTTCCAGGCGCGGTTTCGGTCCTGCATCTCGACCTTGATGAAGCCGCCGATCAGCGGCGTGCCCGCCTGGGAGCGGAACCCCTCGCTCCAGGTCCCCGCCGAGGCGTACCGGGTGCCGTCGGGCGCCTGCGTGTCCATCCGCTGCGGCGCCGGCGCCGTCGCCGACGGCAGCCCCCCGAGGTCGGATTCGGTGTCGGACAGGAGGATGCGCAGGCTGGCCATCGAGAAATACCTCTGCGCGAACACCTCCGGGCTGGTGCTGTCCTCGCCCGGGAGGGGCCTCCGGATGATATCGATGGGGGCGGCACCCATGCTCACCAGGGGCAGGTCCATCCGCCGGGCGCCGGTGCGCCAGTTCCGCAGGCTGCCCCCGTAACGACCGACCGAGAGGTTCGTCCAGAGGGGTTCATTCTCGGCGGACCCGACCTGGCCAACCAGGCTCCCCTCGTTGCGCCCGAGGTTATGGGAGGTTCCGGAAGAGGATGCGACGCTGACGGGACCGTTGTAGGTGGAGGCCGTGGATTCGCCGTTGATCATGTGGGTCCGGATGACTTCGCCGAACGCGGTGACCTTGTCCCGAAGGTACAGGGTGTTGCCGCCACGCTGAGCCAGGTACAGGTGTCCATTGGTATGCACCCGCCCGCCGAAATCGAAGGAGGGTCCCGCATGGAAGCTGAGGTCGGTGTCGGAAAAAACGCCGAACTGAAAAACGGGGACCGCCACGGTCTGCAGGCTGCGCTCTATCTGCACCTCCGACTGTCCGGGGGTTCGCGCCGTGACCGTCATTGTATAGGGGGTGATGAGTCCGAGGAGTCCCTCGTAGGGGCCGGAGGGGACCGTGCGCGTTTCCGCCCTTGGATTGCCGTTGGCATCCAGGGGATAGCTGATCTGGTATCCTGGCCCGCCTCCCGGCGCGACATAGGCGATCCCGGGGAGCGATGGGGAGGCCTCCTCCAGGCCGTCGATCTCGGTGACTGACGGGGCGTAGTCGGTCTCGAAAAGGGTGCCCAGATCGGCCGTGAGTTTCTCGAGGCCCGCCAAGGCCCCATAGAACGCCTGGTTCCTCGCCCGGTCCATCCCGATCTGCTCCTGGTTCGAGTTGACCGACAGGACAAAGGCCTCGAGCAGCGCCCCTAGAAGGACCAGAACGAGCAGGGTGGTGATCAAAGCGATTCCGCCTTCATTCCTTGGATTCATCGTGTACCTCGTTACCGGTATCGGTCGATATAAGAGAGACTGCGCAGGCTGACCTGCGTCGTCAGGGTGCGGCGCACGTAGGCGCCCGTTTCCCTCATGACCCTGCCGGTTCGCCCGGCCAGCAGGAGGTTGACTTTCCGGATCTGGGCGGGGCTGTTGGGGGCCAGGGGAATCTTGATGTCGGTGGGATTGAGCGCGCCGTCCACGAGATCGTAGCTGAACTGCAGGTTCTCCAGCACCTCCGCAACGGCCGTTGCGGGCCGGTCGTTGATCCGGCGCATCAGCCGCGTAAGGCCGGGGTCCAGGGGGGAGGGTTCCAGGTAGTAGGTGATGAGGTGGATCCGCCTGGCCGAAGTCGGCGGAAAATGACCCTCCTCGTCCATCAGCCGCGTCACCGATCCCGGCACCCCGGGCTGGTTGAGGCGCATGGGATCGTCGGCGTCGAACAGGATCTTCTGTCCCGAAACCCGCGTGACGTATTGAAGGGCGGACCCGAGGGCGTTGCTCAGGCAGATCAGATCGCCGCTGCGTACCGGGCGCGGGCCCGAGATCGGGGTGCGGGAATCGACGGTGACGCTTGAACCGTTCTCCCCGATCTCCACCAGTCGGTGGGTGTCCAGGGCGATCGAGCCGTCCGCATACAGGATGTTGACAATGTCCGTGGCCCCCCCGCACACAACCGGGCCCAGGGCGGGTCCTGGATTGACCGCTGCAATCGTCTCCGAGGCGAACTCGAGCTCACCGTCCCGGGGCCCGGGACGGGTGATCGGCTCGGCGTCCTCCCCCGAAGGAACGGGAACGCCCCCGACGGGGATGCCCCACCCGGCACCGATAAAGTCCTCCACCAATAGCTGCATTCCCGTGCGCAGGTTGTGGTCCAGTTCGCTCACCTCCACGGCTTTCTCGTGGAGCCGCAGCGAATCGTTGAACGCCCCCAGCGTCCCCGCGAGCACGAGAAGCGTGATGCAGATCGCGAGCAGCATTTCCGTCAGGCTGAATCCCTCTTCCCGTCGCATAGGTCCCTCCCTGATCCCGCCGCCTCCGGTCCGGGAATCGAGCCCCCGAACGCCCCCGGTCAGGCGAACGGGGAGATGCAGGCAACGATCTGGTACCGCCGGTCCCGGCCCCCGATGCTGTACCGGACGATGACGCGTATCCGGCGCAGGTTGGGACTGAGGCGGGTGATTTCGATCTCCCGGGTGAAGCCGGTGAGCGGCGCGGTCACGTCGTCGGCCGTTCCTATGATGTTGTCCGGTCCCGGGAGCGCGTGCGTTTCGATCCCGCCGTCGTCCAAGGTATTGACCAGCCCGTCCGCCCCCTGGGTCCGCATCGGCTGCGGCCCGTCGAGGAAGACGCCCCCCCGGCTCCGGTTCTGGACCATGTCCCAGCTCGCTATCTTGCGCGCGTCCCGCGAGGTGAACACGCTTTCCATCGCCTCGGACGCCTTTTCCCTGGCGATCTGATGATAGGGAGAGGCGGATACGATCGAGAGCCCCTGGGCCAGGCCCATCGCCAGGGCCAGCAAGCCGCCCCCCAGGATGATCATGGCCAGCAGCGCCTCCAGGAGCGAAAATCCCGCCGCGTCCCGCACTCCTCCATGGCCCCGCATTCTCTCCCCTTTCATGGGATCCATTCCTTTCCCGTCCACCGGTAGCTCCGGATGCGCCCGGAGGCGCCCAGGACGGTCACGGCGCGTATCGAGTCCACCCGGCCGGGGACGGCGATGAAAACGGTGCCGTTGACCGGGTCTCCGCTCCCGTCGGCGAGCGTTCCATCGGCCAGGAAAAACAGGGACGAGGCGCCGCCGAAATCGACGGCCGCCCGGTTCCCGAATCCGTCCGGAGTGTCCGGCACACCTTCGAGCTGCAGGAACCGGCAGTTGTTTCCGAGCCTGACGGTACCCAGCCCGCTGACGGCCGGGGGAGGCCAGTCATGACGCACCAGTTGCACGGCATACGCGCCCTGAAAGCGCACCTCCACGGTCCGCCGCTGGCTCATCGCTGTACTCCGCCCCTTGCGCAACTGGGCCATCACCTGGTTCATCCCCTCGTCGGCCCGCATTCCGGGCAGAATCGCGTTCATGCCGAGAAGGCCGAACCCGGCCAGGATGCCCGCCAGCATAAGCCCCAGAATCACCTCCACAAGGCTGAATCCCGCTGCGGCCGAGGGACGGCTCACCGGTTTCATGGGCGTCCTCCTTTCCCTGTCTGCATTTTGCCCCTAAAGCCCCTGCTTGGCCTTTTCGTCCATCAGCGTGAGATCTTTAGGATTTTTTTTCGACTATCGGGTGGGAGGGGCCGCGCGGGAAGCGCGGACCCCATTTGACTGTATGACGCGGGAGTCGCGTTTTTATTTACATGCAATTTCATATTCACTCGCCCCCGGTTTCGGGTATGATAATTGGGACTGTTCGCCGATTTCGGGTTGTGCCGGTATCATGAAGACATCGAACGAAGACGTGCTAGGCGACATCCTCCTCGGCTTCGGGCTCGAGGGCAGGGATCCGCGCCGTGCCGATCGGGACCTGTCCCGCGCCCCTGCTCCCGGGCGGACCCGGAGCGACGCGATCTCGCGCGAAAACATGGAAGCCGAGGTCACGGAGCTGTTCCGCACCAACGCTCCCTCGCTCTCCCGATATGCCGCCACCTTGGCCAGGGAACCGGCGGTGGTGCAGGACGGCCTCCAAGAAGCGTTCCTGCGCTATTTCGTCGCCAGGACGGGGGGACAGCGCATCAACAATCCCCGGGCCTGGCTCTTCCGTGTCCTGAGAAACTATCTGCTGGACTGCAACCGGAAGACGCTCCTCGCCTGGAAGGCCGATCTCGAGGACGCCGCACTGGTCGTGGACGCCGGCCAGGACCTCGAGGCCCAGTACGAACGCAGCGAGGTCTTCAGCCTCGCCTTGTCCATGCTCTCCCCCCGCGAGCGCGAATGCGTACAGCTCCGGCTGGAAGGCTTCACCTACGCGGAAATCGCGGAGATACTGAAGATCCGGATAGGCACCGTTGGAGCCCTCGCCGCCCGCGGGCTCAAGAAAATCCACTCGGGCAGTATCAAGGGGAAGAGGGAATGATTCTGCGCCTGATCCAGAAAGCCACTTCTCACCGCTGCGGTCATTTCAGCGACGGCCTGTTGCTCCGTCTGGACGGCGACGAGATCCCCGCCCGGCGCCGGGCCTGCATCGAAGAGCACCTGGAACGCTGTCCCCGCTGCCGTGACCGGGTGGAACGCATGCACCGGGAATGGAAGGAATTGGAGGCGATGGCTTCCCGCTTCCAGCCCCATCCGCTGGTTTCCGAACAGGACCTGATGGAACGGATCCAGGCCTCCATCAGGGACTGGAACGAACAAAATCCCGCCGAAGAGCGAACCGGAGACCCGGCGGAGCCGACTCCCCGCCGGGCGGAGAAGTCCGCGGGCTTTGGGCCGAAGGCCGACTCCCCCTGCGCGTCTGTTTTCCGCGCCGTGACGGGAAGGAGGAGGGCCAAGGCCTGACAGGCTGATGCGTGGACCTTTCTACTGCATCAGGACGGCGGCCACCGCCGCCGCCGCGGTCGCCAGCCCCAGGAGAAGCAGGTAGGCGTAGACACGCTTCTGGACCCTTTTCCTGTACCGTGATTCCTCCCAGAGGTAGCGGAGGTGGGCGATCAGGAGGAAGGTATCCCTGAAGCCCCCCCTCCATGTAGGCGGCATCGGCGCCAGTACCCCGCTTTCGTGGAAATGCCGGAATCCCCGAAAGATCAGCGCCCCTACCTTCCCCTTGCGGATGCGCAGGATGGAGGCG contains the following coding sequences:
- a CDS encoding pyridoxamine 5'-phosphate oxidase family protein, with product MRRDEREITDRKTIDGIIARCRVCRLALCDDGQPYVIPLHFGYDGRCLYFHAALEGKKIDILRRNDRVAFEFDILHGIVPGEHACDWGSRYESVVGSGRAEIVEDAEARKAALACIMRQYGSDMIDFSESVLARTLILRVRILALSGKAR
- a CDS encoding dihydrofolate reductase, translated to MAAIACLALLLSGSGCRKKAPEPDAAGEFQWQIDQFADLKIMRYQVPGFDRLTPRQKELVYYLGEAALCGRDILFDQNYRHNLLVRRTLDAVVAGYAGDRDDPRWDEFMTYTKRVWFSNGIHHHYSNDKFTPGFDAAYFKSLVEGSRGAEFPLAAGQTPDDLVAFLTPILFDPAVAPKKFIQDPDQDLVARSAVNFYEGVTQAEVERYYARAVDRSDETPVSHGLNTRVVRKGGKVVEEVARVGGLYGPAIEKIVFWLEKAAAVAENDHQRRVIEALVDYYRTGDLEKFDVYNVLWVTDTASRVDFVNGFIEVYNDPLGMKGSWEALVNFKDLEATRRSEILTANAQWFEDRSPVDPRFRKKEVKGVTAKVITAAMLGGDCYPSTPIGINLPNANWIRKNHGSKSVTIANITYAYDQASLKSPFAREFAPSDEVFERARKYGSLASNIATDLHEVLGHGSGQLLAGVSDDALKNYSSPVEEARADLFSLYYIMDPRMVELGLLPDLEAARAEYDGEIRNGLQTQLTRVELGKEIEQAHMRARALIAHWVYEHGKPENVISRVTREGKTYFVINDYEKLRALYGRLLGEVQRITSEGDYGGARDLVETYGVRIDRELHREVLDRFARLRIAPYGGFVNPVYRPVVQEGRVVDVEVDLTEGYVEQMLRYGRDYSFLK
- a CDS encoding cation transporter: MAECSCEDASAVDALVARQRGTLRAVLGINAVMFVVIAAAALYGRSSALLADSLDNLGDALTYALSLWAVARGARVKARVALFKGALILVAALAVIARVAWSLFVPLTPVFEVMGVFSLAGLLANSVCLYLLWRHRREDINMSSVWECSRNDIASNLSVFAASGGIWLTGSAWPDTAVALGLALLLVRSSLRVIGGARRELRSE
- a CDS encoding RNA polymerase sigma factor, yielding MKTSNEDVLGDILLGFGLEGRDPRRADRDLSRAPAPGRTRSDAISRENMEAEVTELFRTNAPSLSRYAATLAREPAVVQDGLQEAFLRYFVARTGGQRINNPRAWLFRVLRNYLLDCNRKTLLAWKADLEDAALVVDAGQDLEAQYERSEVFSLALSMLSPRERECVQLRLEGFTYAEIAEILKIRIGTVGALAARGLKKIHSGSIKGKRE